A segment of the Zalophus californianus isolate mZalCal1 chromosome 3, mZalCal1.pri.v2, whole genome shotgun sequence genome:
CGACACTCCCGGCCACCAGGGGTAAGTCGGCAAAGGCCGAGGATTTAGACTTGGGGAGAAGGGGGTTGATTTGGGAATTTTTGTGCGTTCTTTCGCGTGATGGACAGGCTTAGTGGAGGAACCAGCGTCTGCACCCTCTTTACCCCACAGTGTCCTGCGCGGATGATGGGAGTCTGGGGTCTGGGGGCGACGACCTTTtaggtctgggctaaggaagggGAGAGATCCCTTGTGCGCGGATGGCTGGGAAAAGAACAGATAAGACTGGAGACCCATTTTCTTTCAGCCGGGCAGCCCAGGAACACCTAGAGACTCCCCTAGAGGAGGTGGGCCAGAACATTTGCTCCCCAAAGGGCCCTTTGTTTCTCCGACGTGGGGGTTGGGTAAATTGGTGATGTTCTCACTGCAGATTCTATTTCTGCTTCATTCCGCATCCCACACCCACCCCATAACACGAGGCTTTCTCTCCCCACAATAGCCTTCACTCCATCAATCCTGAAGGTTTTGGCTTAGACAAGGCACACTCTACAGAGATAAACTGTTGCGACCTACATAGCCTCCCACTCTGACCCCAGTGTCCAGGAAGTCCCTTGGTGGGGCTCCCCTCTGAGGCCTCTGCTTTCTTATCACCATTCACCTCTTTGTATTTCAAGGCTTGTGGTTTTACTGGATGTTGGGGGCAGGGCAGCATGGCAAATGCCAAAACTATTAGTCAAAATTTTTATATCTCCAAACCACTTCTATTATATATGTGTACCTGCAAGGTTTTTATTTGCTCCGTGATATACCCAATCGCTTTcatgttaaaaaaggaaagaagctcACAGAATTACCTtcccaaagggaaaagaaaatcctaGGCAGTCGAGCTAGAGTTATTCATCTCGTAGAAAAGCAGCCAGTAGAATTACTTCATATTCTCAATTTGCAGTAAATCCATATGCCAGTGCATACTCTGTGTAAGGCACTGAGAGGAAGGGTTAGCATACATGGAAAGTCTCTGTCACTACTTACTCTCCACTAGGCCCTGCTCTGACTCCTAATCTGCCTACTTGCCTCCACTCTTGAGCCTGCTTTCCATTCTCATTTACAACTGAtctattaaaactgaaaattggCCCCTATTACTCACCCTTGATGGCTGTGCCTCCAAGGTGCATAGGATAAAAGTCAAGACCCAACTTGTGACCTCAGGCCTGGTACAGTCTGCCCTGCGGATCTCCAGGCCTCATCCCACTGGCTTGCTGCTCTGGCCACCTGGGCCTGCTTTCAGAGCTTTAAATATTCTTCATCCTTTGCTCTGCAAGGCCTTTCTGAGggttgttccttctgcctggaatatgCTTCCCATATCTTTTGCCTGGTTGTCTGCCGCTGTCTTTTAGATTGGTTTAAATACCACATCCCTAAATCAGAgttgattaaataaatacatggtgtGGTCCCTGTTCTCATGGAATTTGGAAGTTAATTTTAGAGATGCAAGACTCAGTCCCAGTTCTTGGTATCACTGAGACCCTTCTCAGAGAATGATGTGCAAAAACTATAGAATTAAAAATGCCAGATTCTGCATCCTACTTAGGAAATTTAGATGTAAATATATGGCTAAAATGtctcaaaaacataaatatttcatttaaataagcaGTGGCTCACTGTCAACCACAGTTGGAGTCCTGAATCTTAGAGAATTTTTCAACCTCGTGGGGGAGTAAGAAGACCAAACAAACACCAGAATGAGGAGCCAGTGATCACTGAGTGCTACAGACAAGAAGGCACCAAACCAGGGAAGGGACAGGGCTACTTTGTCCTTTGGGGAAGGATGTGGCACATGGTAGAGGATTCCCTCTCAGGTTTCATGCTGAACTCCACTGGAGGGGTCTTTGGCCAGAGGGTTACAAAGCAGAATGTGCATTTTTCAGCTGGGAACCTGGACATATTTGGCCTCTGCCCTCAGGCAATGACAGTGCCAGCATCTGGCTGTCCAGATAAATTCCATTCTATTCCTGAGAACTGTCATGGAAGGTGACTGCTCAGCTTTTCTCCAGTTGGGCAGTAGGCCCTCTGACCCCCCAGGAAGATCCCACCCATGTCACATATGGGACCCACATTTCTAAAGAGTCAGgctctgataaaatattttaatgtagaaTCTGAACTGAACATACACTGAATTTCACATAATTGCTCCAGTATTTTGCAAGTCTCTCAATCATTATTCTGAATCTTAGTGCTTATTGCCCTATCAATGTGCCAAAGTGTGAAATGAACTCAGGAAACAGAGTTGGCAACATTAGTGACACTGAGTCCAGCCATCTGTAGAAATGACTGTTACCTTGAGACATCATTTTTCAAGTTCAGAATATAGTGAAATTTCCAGTTCTTCATGATTTTAAATCAGTTAACTGAATTAAGaattaaatcagttttatttatagAGATCAATATCAGATAAACCATCTTGGTTCTTATAGTTGCAATTTCTGCTTACCGTGAAGTAATCTTTATCATGCTCACTTCAAGTTATTTCTAAGAGTATggtaataaaaagatttttctaaaacatagaaAAGAGATCTCATAATAAATATCTCTAAAATTTCTTGTCATAGAAATTATGTTATCTTCAATtacaatttttctaaatttgtgtGAGCCATACTTTTGATTTTAATCACCATTTTCATTGTGCTTTCCAAAATTCctcataaaaacacatttattatttgatttttaaatttcccatgaAGAGGAGTTTGGGCCATTGGTTTATAGAATGCCTACTGTGGTTAAGAGCTCATTTTCAGAATCAGATGGGCTTGGTTTCAAATCTTAGTTCTGTCACTTAACACATGTGCAACCTGGGCCAATCTATTGACTTTTCTGGaccttaatttctcctttgtaaaaCGGAGGTTACAGTAGTATGTCTCATAAAGTTATAGGCCAAGCTGTCACCTGGTTAGGTAGATGCAACCAAGACTCAAATCTGGGTTCTTCAACTCCAGAGTCCTGATAGTAACCACTATGCTGTGTATAGTAAAACCCATCAGACCTGGGGAAGGACTTATCTAGGCCACAAAGGACTGTGCGGAATGAAAATGGGATCTGCAGATATAGGGTAGGAAAGGCTTGGGCACATTCCACCTCACAGGAGGCAGAAAGGCAGCTTGAAGCACTGCCCCACTGTCCAGGATGCTGTCACCAAGAGCTGAGTTGCCACCAGGGCCAAGTCTGGTCTGTGGTTTTCCCTGGCACAGTGCCAACTCCTCCTGTCCTCCAGCCAGAAGTCCCAGGTGTCCCTCTGCAGGGAAGGAAGCACTGCCCATAGGTGGGAGTAGGGTGGAGGCTGTTCAGCTTGCCCCTGTGAGCCCCTGCAATGGCAGCCTTGTCACCCCTTCTCATCTTCTTCAGTTTTAATGTTGTCAACTGGGCTGTGAGGCAGCCCCTCTGCTCACCTCCAGGTCCTCATGGCTAAGCATTTGAGAGACTCCAGAACTGACCCTGGATAGCTCATATCTGTCAAGCAGTTTTCTGAAGGTAGCTGCAAAGCTTTGTGGGCAGTAGATCTGAAAGGCATGCAGGCTGACAGCCACTTGCTTTTATACCCACTGTATCCCTCCCTCACAGACTGCGAACTGTGGGGGAGTGAATTCAGGTGCTCCCTATTAAGCAAGTCCTTATGGAGAGTCAAAGAAACCCCAAACTCTCTCCTCTAATCTTTCCTTGGCCAAACTGACAGGATGGACTGGCAAGTTTGCTCACCACCAAGGAGAGGAAGAGCTGCTGGAACAGGCTAAGCTGTGAACTGGGTGCCTGTGAggatacagagagggagagtcCAGGGAAGTTCACAGGTGGTGCTCTTGGGCATCACCTTCTTTTGGTCCACTCTTGTAGGTCTCTAAACTTGCCCCGAAGGCAACATGTTTAAAACCTTAGAGTCTTGTTTCTGTCTCTCAAACCAGTTCTTAGCACAGGCCCCTTCCTTGCCTTCACTCAGTTTCTACTTCCTTACCTTTTCCCACTTCTGGGTCAGTATTTACTGCTTCCTCATTGTTGATgacttctctctctttattcAGTTGCTGGTTTCTAGCGTTTCTGCCTTTGAAAGGCCCTATAACTTCACCTCTCTTTTTTGTGACTTATGACTACAGCTTCCATCTGGATCTTATCTTCACATACTCAACCCACTTTAGTTGCCTTTTGTGAAtcttctctgctcaaaacttCTCTCCTAATTTATTCTGTCCTCCACTCAGATATCAGATAAATGGTCTTAGACCACCAACTTTATTATGCCGCTGTTTCTACCCACCCACTCACTCAGAAGACTTTTATAGCTCTTCATTGACCTCAGAGGAAGGCCACACTCCCCAGTTATGCAAAAATGGTCAAGATAACACTCTTACTGTCTTCCCCCTCCCACACCCAGGACAGACATCAGTAATCAATCCCAACACCCTTTCCCATTGGACTCAGACTGGGCATCTATATGGGTGGCACTGTGGATGGCACTCCAGGCATCAACACCTCTCAGGATGTGCACAGAAAGTGATTCCTGCCTGCTCTCCAGCCCATCATGTGCTGTGTCTATCTAACCTGCCTGGTCCTGGCCTAATGCCTGACTCCTCACTTTTGCCTTCTACCATGATGCTGTCTCTCTTCTCGGTGCTCAAACCCAGCATGCACCATTAGATGCTTTGTTGTGCCTTGCCCTGATGGCCTCTGTGTAGACTGAGTCTTGCCTGCTCAGACAGACGCAATAGCCCTGGAGAGCAGTGTATGTGTCTTCCCTTCCAACTGATGAGCACCTGCGTCCATCCCAAAAGGCAAGCTTGGGTTTCCCTTTGAGCTTTGTCTCTTAGATGAAGGCAGGAACTTATTTATTGAATCCTCTGCTCCACCACTCAGAAAGGCTGTGATACTTACCCTGTAAGGATGTGGTGCTATTTGTAGAGTGCCTGGGCCTGGAAATGGGAATCTGACTTGGCCAGATAAACTCTGGAGGATGCTGGGTAGAGTTGAGAGATCACAGACACAAAAGCACCAGACTCCAGTCTGCTCTCAATTTGGCTCTTACTCTGTGACTTTAAGCATGTGACTTAACTTCTCTAATATCAGTTTTCTGTGAAGCAGTGGGTAGCTCTGGAGCAGTGAGCATGGGTGAGGCCAttctcatctccctctccctgcctctgcgGAGGATCCAGGTTTAGATATCAGAGCTCAGCTCCAAAGCCACTGTGTAAGCAGAGGTCTTCTAGAGCCATAGGCGTACACCTTGGATACTAAGTGCCTCCTGCTTTCCTTCACAGCAGCCTGGGGCCCTGGCAGCATGGAGCTGAAGAGAGGAAAGACCTTCATCAAATCCAGCCTGCAGATTTCCCATGAGAAAGCCCCAGATCCAGCAGCCACCACTCTGGCCAGGGAGGATGCAAGTCCCTGGTCAGTCTCACCAGGAGGGCAACAGAAGCCCCAGAGTGAAAGGGCCCCACAGGTTAGTGCCAGCACCCAAGGATATGACAGATGCTCCAACAAGGAGGCAGAGCCAGAACCCGAGGTGGGGGCTGCAGCCTTCTGTGGGGCCACCTTCAAACTGGTACGAAAGAGCAAGACTCATGACAGTGTGCCTGGGGCTGGCAGGGCAAGCACAGCCACAGGGCAGCTGGTGGGCAGCGCAAGCTTCCCAGGGCCCCCCAGCAGCCAGCGCATGATTGATTACCGCCACTTTGTGCCCCAGATGCCCTTTGTGCCCGCTGTGGCCAAGAGCATCCCAAGGAAGAGGATCTCCCTGAAACGACCTAAGAAGTGCTTTCGGAACCTATTCCACATTCGCAGAAACAAGACTGAGAACTTGGCCTCACTGGTGCCCAAGGGGGAGAGCCTGTCTTCCCCTGGGGGCCCATCAGAGGCTGGCGGGCAGACAGGCAAAACCTTCTTCCCCTTAGGTGAGGGACTGGGACCAGACAGCCTGTTCCAGGACCTATCTGACAGTGAGCTCCTGCCTGACTCTTCTGTTGACCTCTGTAGGGCCCTGTGTGAGGATGTGGCCTCACTCAAGAGTTTTGACTCTCTCACGGGCTGTGGGGAGATCTTTGCAGATGAAAGTTCAGTGCCATCCTTGGAACTGAACGAGGGCCCAGAGAGCCCAACCCAGGGATCACAGGCCCTTGAAAGCAAGGTTCTTAGGGGCCCCTTCCAGGGCAGTGTGGAACAGCCGGCATCACCTGCCCAAAACGAGTTGTCTGACTTTGCCAAGTTCTGGGACAGTGTGAATCACTCTGTGAGGCAGCAGCACCGTGCCCTACTGGGGCCATGGCTGGGGTGTCCCCAGGGCACAGACACAGACCGGCCCAGGCTGGATGCAGCTGGGCTTGCTGAGCTACCCCTGTGTCCCTGTAGGGACCCCCACAGTGGCTCCAAAGCCAGCTCCATAGACACAGGTACCCCTAAGAGTGAGCAGCCAGAATCCGTGTCCACGAGTGATGAGGGCTACTATGACTCCTTCTCACCTGGCCTTGAGGAGGACAAGAAGGAGGCTTCAAGTCCAGGCACACCTGCAACAGCCTTCCCCCGGGACAGCTACAGTGGAGATGCCCTCTACGAGCTCTTCTATGACCCCAGCGAGGGTCCTGTTGGCCCAAGCCTGGATGATGACCTATGTGTGTCTGAGAGTCTGTCAGGGCCAGCCCTAGGAGCACCACTGTCCATGTGCAGCTTCCATGTG
Coding sequences within it:
- the AMER3 gene encoding APC membrane recruitment protein 3, translated to MELKRGKTFIKSSLQISHEKAPDPAATTLAREDASPWSVSPGGQQKPQSERAPQVSASTQGYDRCSNKEAEPEPEVGAAAFCGATFKLVRKSKTHDSVPGAGRASTATGQLVGSASFPGPPSSQRMIDYRHFVPQMPFVPAVAKSIPRKRISLKRPKKCFRNLFHIRRNKTENLASLVPKGESLSSPGGPSEAGGQTGKTFFPLGEGLGPDSLFQDLSDSELLPDSSVDLCRALCEDVASLKSFDSLTGCGEIFADESSVPSLELNEGPESPTQGSQALESKVLRGPFQGSVEQPASPAQNELSDFAKFWDSVNHSVRQQHRALLGPWLGCPQGTDTDRPRLDAAGLAELPLCPCRDPHSGSKASSIDTGTPKSEQPESVSTSDEGYYDSFSPGLEEDKKEASSPGTPATAFPRDSYSGDALYELFYDPSEGPVGPSLDDDLCVSESLSGPALGAPLSMCSFHVGAEENLAPAPGPDLLSQGFLQSSWKGKECLLKLCDTELAITMGIINWLRRGPELRTPPASAPGETATSPRGQAEKVGAGSEKKGPDPVKLEGRGARASDAGRTTVDSAPGRQELWAHLGPKGLLAGESKVLGGPKQGTSTLSRDPSLECVQVSGEGRMQGCHEGLFSSVGSAASATKDTSSKNKVPNPWPGFQEPRPPGNLECFQGPWRPGPGGSTLNVEPTLTGCVAQVAALHIHPDCQPPTTQSPRQDTSSEFCRHPQARGPDILQQKQTNSFPSMPIVCGLPSLASPLHSPQDQRCLGHVLDLSQLRVEPTRMDAQAHHASMDDQPLQLSSRAAEQTVHRGQLDL